Proteins encoded within one genomic window of Cellulomonas xiejunii:
- a CDS encoding TlyA family RNA methyltransferase → MTTARLDSELVRRGLARSRRHAADLLAAGRVHVDGAAVRRPASQVDDAQEIRVDPSPDDLGYASRAAHKLADALDAYGGDGPRIAGSTCLDAGASTGGFTDVLLRRGAQRVVAVDVGHGQLVARLRDDPRVEVREHVNVRDLRAGDVVPVPDVVVADLSFISLTLVLEPLIAVSRPGADLLLLVKPQFEVGRERLGADGVVRDPGLWRAALTGVCDRAAALGATVRDVRPSTLPGTHGNVEFVLWVLAPGAVPTVPGVDVDAAVTSAVRGAAAGGRTL, encoded by the coding sequence ATGACGACTGCCCGGCTCGACTCCGAGCTCGTGCGGCGAGGTCTGGCACGGTCGCGCCGGCACGCCGCCGACCTGCTCGCCGCGGGACGCGTCCACGTGGACGGGGCGGCCGTCCGCAGGCCCGCCAGTCAGGTCGACGACGCCCAGGAGATCCGCGTCGACCCCAGCCCCGACGACCTCGGGTACGCGTCCCGGGCTGCGCACAAGCTCGCGGACGCTCTGGACGCGTACGGCGGCGACGGTCCCCGGATCGCGGGGAGCACGTGTCTCGACGCCGGCGCGAGCACGGGCGGGTTCACCGACGTGCTGCTGCGTCGCGGCGCGCAGCGCGTCGTCGCGGTGGACGTGGGCCACGGCCAGCTCGTCGCCCGGCTCCGGGACGACCCGCGCGTGGAGGTGCGTGAGCACGTCAACGTCCGTGACCTGCGGGCCGGCGACGTCGTCCCGGTCCCCGACGTCGTCGTCGCGGACCTGTCGTTCATCTCGTTGACGCTCGTCCTGGAGCCGCTGATCGCCGTGTCGCGTCCCGGTGCGGACCTCCTGCTGCTCGTCAAGCCGCAGTTCGAGGTCGGGCGGGAGCGTCTGGGCGCCGATGGCGTGGTGCGTGACCCCGGCCTGTGGCGGGCTGCGCTGACCGGGGTGTGCGACCGTGCGGCGGCGTTGGGTGCCACCGTCCGCGACGTGCGTCCGAGCACGCTGCCCGGCACGCACGGCAACGTCGAGTTCGTGCTGTGGGTGCTGGCGCCGGGCGCGGTGCCGACCGTCCCTGGCGTCGACGTCGACGCCGCGGTGACGTCCGCCGTGCGTGGCGCGGCAGCCGGCGGGAGGACGCTGTGA
- the recN gene encoding DNA repair protein RecN, producing the protein MIDEIRIDDLGVIGRAHVRLGPGLTVLTGETGAGKTMVLTALGLLLGGRADPATVRTGSTAAAVEGRVLLAPGSPALERARDAGAEVDDDGTLVVLRTVSAGTPDSPGRSRAYLGGRSVPQGLLAEIAEELVTVHGQADQMRLRSAARQRAALDAFAGPAHAAVLTEHAATWSERARVQAELEDRVARARERAREAELLRLGLAEVERVAPQPGEDLQLAAEAERLGNAEDLRSAAAGAHVALVGDEDAADVGAAAVVLVEEARRSLEQAGHHDRALADLAVRAAEAGYLLADLATELSSYVQDLQADPARLDAVQRRRAELTGLTRSYGEDVAAVLEWAQGASDRLLDLDGGQERVTELTARREALDERLRGLAGTITATRTDAAARLAAAVTDELASLAMAGAHLEVVVRPADEPGPHGADSVEMLLVPHAGAPARPLGKGASGGELSRVMLALEVALATADGSGAATPGTFVFDEVDAGVGGRAATQVGERLARLARGTQVLVVTHLAQVAACADRHLVVTKSVAGGVDVVTESDVREVRGEDRVRELARMLSGQDDSATARAHAAELLAQSVGR; encoded by the coding sequence GTGATCGACGAGATCAGGATCGACGACCTCGGCGTCATCGGCCGGGCGCACGTCCGCCTGGGTCCCGGGCTGACGGTCCTCACGGGCGAGACGGGTGCCGGCAAGACGATGGTCCTCACGGCGCTGGGCCTGCTGCTGGGTGGACGCGCCGACCCGGCGACCGTGCGGACCGGCTCGACGGCTGCCGCGGTCGAGGGTCGGGTGCTGCTCGCGCCCGGTTCGCCGGCACTCGAGCGCGCCCGCGACGCCGGTGCCGAGGTCGACGACGACGGCACGCTCGTCGTGCTGCGGACGGTCAGCGCCGGGACGCCCGACTCACCGGGACGCTCGCGTGCGTACCTCGGCGGCCGGTCCGTCCCCCAGGGGCTGCTGGCGGAGATCGCCGAGGAGCTCGTGACCGTACACGGGCAGGCCGATCAGATGCGGCTGCGCTCGGCGGCACGGCAGCGTGCCGCGCTGGACGCCTTCGCGGGACCGGCGCACGCCGCCGTGCTCACGGAGCACGCGGCGACCTGGTCGGAGCGCGCGCGCGTGCAGGCCGAGCTCGAGGACCGCGTCGCGCGAGCGCGTGAGCGCGCTCGCGAGGCGGAGCTGCTCCGGCTCGGCCTGGCGGAGGTGGAACGGGTCGCGCCACAGCCGGGCGAGGACCTGCAGCTCGCCGCCGAGGCGGAGCGTCTCGGGAACGCCGAGGACCTGCGCTCCGCGGCCGCCGGTGCGCACGTCGCACTCGTGGGTGACGAGGACGCCGCCGACGTCGGCGCCGCGGCGGTCGTGCTCGTCGAGGAGGCACGCCGGTCGCTCGAGCAGGCCGGCCACCACGACCGCGCACTCGCCGATCTCGCGGTCCGAGCCGCGGAGGCGGGGTACCTGCTGGCGGACCTCGCGACGGAGCTGTCCTCCTATGTGCAGGACCTGCAGGCGGACCCGGCGCGGCTCGACGCCGTGCAGCGACGCCGCGCCGAGCTCACCGGTCTGACGCGCAGCTACGGCGAGGACGTCGCCGCGGTCCTCGAGTGGGCGCAGGGAGCATCGGACCGGCTGCTCGACCTCGACGGGGGGCAGGAGCGCGTCACCGAGCTCACGGCCAGGCGCGAGGCGCTCGACGAGCGGTTGCGCGGGCTGGCCGGCACGATCACCGCGACCCGCACCGACGCGGCCGCGCGGCTTGCGGCGGCCGTCACCGACGAGCTCGCGAGCCTCGCCATGGCCGGTGCGCACCTCGAGGTGGTCGTGCGTCCCGCCGACGAGCCGGGTCCCCACGGAGCCGACAGCGTCGAGATGCTCCTCGTCCCGCACGCGGGCGCGCCCGCGCGCCCGCTCGGCAAGGGGGCGTCCGGTGGTGAGCTGTCGCGTGTGATGCTCGCGCTGGAGGTCGCGCTGGCCACCGCCGACGGCTCGGGCGCAGCGACACCCGGCACGTTCGTCTTCGACGAGGTCGATGCCGGTGTCGGCGGGCGGGCGGCCACCCAGGTCGGGGAGCGGCTGGCGCGCCTGGCGCGCGGCACGCAGGTCCTGGTCGTCACGCACCTGGCCCAGGTCGCCGCGTGCGCCGACCGGCACCTGGTCGTCACGAAGTCCGTCGCGGGTGGTGTGGACGTCGTCACCGAGTCCGACGTCCGCGAGGTGCGCGGCGAGGACCGGGTGCGCGAGCTCGCCCGGATGCTGTCGGGTCAGGACGACTCGGCCACGGCTCGTGCCCACGCGGCGGAGCTGTTGGCCCAGTCCGTGGGACGATGA
- a CDS encoding HAD-IIA family hydrolase, whose translation MSTAGLLGSDEALATRYDLALVDLDGVAYRGHDPIDGAAEGLAGARAAGMRLVFVTNNASREPEAVAEQLSGLDIPTQAAEVMTAAQAAAELLATRVPAGEPVLVVGGAGLHTAVAAKGYRVVLSADDAPVAVVQGYAAEVGWTQLAEAAYAVQRGAWHVASNLDLSLPTARGFAPGNGALVGAVRAATGVEPASAGKPSPTMYRLAVARAGATRPLVVGDRLDTDLAGARAGDIPGLHVLTGVSTARDAVLALPGERPHYLGQDLRALLVPHPVPVRDGGWWTCRGAAARVDAGALELQGAPADPVDLVRAACAAAWDAVDQGDGPDPATVPELLR comes from the coding sequence GTGAGCACAGCCGGGCTGCTGGGCAGCGACGAGGCTCTCGCGACGCGGTACGACCTGGCGCTCGTCGACCTGGACGGTGTCGCCTACCGGGGGCACGACCCGATCGACGGCGCCGCTGAGGGCCTGGCGGGTGCCCGTGCGGCGGGCATGCGCCTGGTCTTCGTCACCAACAACGCGTCACGGGAGCCGGAGGCGGTCGCCGAGCAGCTGAGCGGCCTCGACATCCCGACGCAGGCCGCTGAGGTCATGACGGCGGCGCAGGCCGCAGCGGAGCTGCTCGCGACGCGCGTCCCCGCAGGGGAGCCCGTGCTGGTCGTGGGCGGCGCCGGCCTGCACACCGCGGTCGCGGCCAAGGGGTACCGGGTCGTGCTGTCCGCGGACGACGCGCCGGTCGCGGTCGTCCAGGGGTACGCGGCCGAGGTCGGGTGGACACAGCTCGCGGAGGCGGCGTACGCCGTCCAGCGCGGCGCCTGGCACGTCGCGTCCAACCTCGACCTGAGCCTGCCGACCGCCCGGGGCTTCGCTCCTGGCAACGGCGCCCTGGTCGGGGCGGTGCGCGCTGCCACCGGCGTCGAGCCGGCGAGTGCCGGCAAGCCGTCGCCCACCATGTACCGGCTCGCCGTGGCCCGTGCGGGCGCGACGCGCCCGCTGGTCGTCGGTGACCGCCTGGACACCGACCTGGCGGGCGCACGCGCCGGTGACATCCCGGGACTGCACGTCCTCACGGGCGTGAGCACCGCGCGCGACGCTGTGCTGGCGCTGCCCGGCGAACGGCCGCACTACCTCGGGCAGGATCTGCGGGCACTGCTCGTGCCGCACCCGGTCCCCGTGCGCGACGGCGGGTGGTGGACGTGCCGCGGTGCGGCCGCGCGCGTCGACGCGGGAGCGCTCGAGCTCCAGGGGGCGCCCGCCGACCCTGTCGACCTGGTCCGGGCGGCGTGCGCCGCCGCGTGGGACGCGGTCGACCAGGGCGACGGCCCGGACCCGGCGACGGTGCCCGAGCTGCTCCGTTGA
- a CDS encoding NAD kinase, whose protein sequence is MTRRALVVRHSGRPEALDATDAVLRALREAGVETVTASQETTHDELPPFELAVVLGGDGTILRAAELTRGTDVPLLGVNLGHVGFLAEIEPADVATAVRRLADGDYDVEERSTLDVRVVDADGSVRGCWALNEAALEKTDPARMIEVVIEVDGRPLSSFGCDGLVAASATGSTAHAFSAGGPVVWPDVRGMVLVPLAAHTLFARPLVMGPSSVLAVEILERSPSTAVVTCDGRRQVPVARGTRIEVSVSDVPVRFARLNPAPFTTRLVQKFDLPVVGWRGAHRDEEGAR, encoded by the coding sequence GTGACGCGGCGGGCGCTGGTCGTCCGGCACAGCGGGCGACCCGAGGCGCTGGACGCCACCGACGCCGTGCTGCGCGCGCTGCGTGAGGCGGGCGTCGAGACGGTGACGGCGTCGCAGGAGACGACCCACGACGAGCTGCCGCCGTTCGAGCTGGCGGTCGTTCTCGGAGGGGACGGCACCATCCTGCGGGCGGCGGAGCTCACGCGTGGCACCGACGTGCCCCTGCTGGGCGTCAACCTCGGGCACGTCGGCTTCCTGGCCGAGATCGAGCCGGCCGACGTGGCGACGGCCGTGCGACGGCTGGCGGACGGCGACTACGACGTCGAGGAGCGCTCCACCCTCGACGTCCGGGTCGTCGACGCCGACGGCTCGGTGCGCGGATGCTGGGCCCTGAACGAGGCCGCGCTCGAGAAGACCGACCCCGCACGGATGATCGAGGTCGTCATCGAGGTCGACGGCCGCCCGCTGTCGTCGTTCGGCTGCGACGGACTGGTCGCCGCGTCCGCGACCGGGTCCACGGCGCACGCGTTCTCCGCCGGCGGTCCCGTGGTGTGGCCGGACGTGCGCGGCATGGTCCTCGTGCCGCTCGCGGCGCACACCCTGTTCGCGCGGCCGCTCGTCATGGGCCCGAGCAGCGTCCTCGCGGTGGAGATCCTCGAGCGCTCGCCCTCGACCGCCGTGGTGACGTGCGACGGCCGCCGGCAGGTCCCGGTCGCGCGTGGCACCCGGATCGAGGTGAGCGTCAGCGACGTCCCCGTGCGTTTCGCGCGGCTCAACCCGGCGCCCTTCACCACCCGGCTGGTGCAGAAGTTCGACCTGCCGGTCGTCGGTTGGCGCGGCGCGCACCGGGACGAGGAGGGTGCGCGGTGA